In one window of Deltaproteobacteria bacterium DNA:
- a CDS encoding OmpA family protein, giving the protein TAKGIDADRLAAVGWGQEKPVADNQSEEGRAKNRRVEIIKK; this is encoded by the coding sequence ACGGCCAAGGGGATTGACGCGGACCGCCTTGCGGCCGTGGGCTGGGGCCAGGAAAAGCCTGTTGCCGACAATCAGTCCGAAGAGGGCAGGGCCAAGAATCGGCGGGTGGAGATCATCAAGAAATAG